In Sulfitobacter guttiformis, the genomic stretch CACTTTCATCTTGACCCATAAGCAAGGTGATAGCGCGGGTGACGAGGCCGCGGACCAAATTTGGAGAAACCATCCGCGGCCTATTCATGTTCGTCGTCCATGTGGTGGCCGTCCGCAAAGACTTGCTTGAAGATCATGTGAGGTTGAAAAAACAGCGCCGTGGCCGGAAGAAATTCCGGCCCCATCATTCCTCGGCGAGTATTCCACCCTCGCTCAGCGCGCCATTCTTCATCTTCTTTCCAAGCGAAGAAGCACTCCAGATCGCCCGTTTGACGATCATCATCAGGATCGTTGTTCTCCAAGATTTGCTCGATGTCGCGAATTAGCAGCTCTAGAATTTCTGTGGCGTCCGTAACGGAAACCCGAACGTCAGATGAGATTGACGCTAAGCTAGCGATACGCACAGCGTCTCGATAGCTGAACAATCGCCATTTCGATTCACTGTGATTTTGATCTGCGTCCAGCGAAAGCTGTTTGCGGGTAAGCCATGTTCGAAGGGTTGCAGGTTTCACGTTCGTAAGAAGAACCAGCTTACCGAAGCCAAACCTTGGGCGCGAAAGGAACGCGCGATTCCTCTCAATATTGAGAAATCGCTTCTTACGGTCGGCTTCGAAAAGCTCGGACGCGCCGCTGATAGCGGACTCTCTCACCCGCTGCACTTCGTAATCGCCTTTTTCTCCATCTTCGTCAGCCATAGGTGCACTCTCAAAGTCAAAACGCTTCATTGACTTTTTTTGCCACGCTGCTCCTAGAATTGCAAGACAAATTCAACGCATCGCTTTTAGCGCCTGCGACCCGCTCATTTCAAGGTCCCCGTCAGGGCGCGGGCTTCCTTCCAGAGCGCGCCGGTTTCCCAGTCGGAGAAAGTGTCGCCACTGCAGGTATCCACTACTAGCTTTGCCGCGAAGTCTGCGGCGCAGGTAGAGGGCAGCGCCATCAACTCACTTTCGATCTCGTCAGAGCGACGATAGAAAAGGCGCTCAAGATCTTCGTCCACGTCCTTCCCGTTGGCTGCGCGGACGTGCACTGAAGCAGCACTTAGGATCGCCTGATGTTGACTGAAGAGGCGCAGGATCGGCGTGTCATCTTCGGCCCTCGCCATAGCGGGCGAGGAAGCCGTCGATCCCACTGCAATGGTCGATGCGGGCAAGGACGCAATCATGGCGCGACGGGTCATCATTGTGAACCCCCCTCGATCAAGATCATTGCTTCCGTAAGTGCAGAGTGAGCCTCCAAGCGGTTGCGCTCCGATAAATCTGGTGCTTCGGTCGCGTCCAGGGCGATAAGGATCATATCGCGGATGACTTGAGAACTTGCATCAGGCAAGGTGGCGCTGTTCGCGCAGGCGCGTTTTTTCATTGTGATTTTCTCCGATCATGGTATCAATGATTTACGTTGATAATCCTCGGCAGACGTGCCGTCAATGAAAAACGTTGATTAATGAAACCAGCACAATCCCGCGCGGCCCGAGGCCTACTCTCAATGACCCAAACTGATCTCGCAAAAGCGGCGGGTCTCGGTCAGTCAACAGTCATAGATTTTGAGAAAGAACGCAGAGTTGTTTCCGACGCTGCCGTCACCGCAATGCGCTTCGCACTCGAAGAGGCTGGTGTAGACTTCATCCAAGAAAATGGCGGGGGCGCTGGCGTCCGCCTGAAAAGACGATAGGAAACAATGATCATGCGGAATAGTTGGACCGGTAGCGAACTTGACCAGCTCGAAAAGCAAGTTTCGAATTTTGAATTCGTCGCGTTTAAGAAGAAATTTGATAGGTCAAGTGATCGAAAGAAAGCAATCAAAGCCGCCGCGCGCGTTGCCGACGATCAAAACATACGATTCATCCTTGGCGGCTCGATAGATTATCTTTTGTCACGGCCAGAGCTTGTTAACGCGGCTATCAGCAAGGCGAGAGATCACATCGCAACCCTTCGCGCCAACGGTCCAAGGCTCAATTGAGCACAGGCCGTCGATCTATCCGGTCAACCATTTCGAGCGATAGACGTTCTTAGGCTTAACCTGATCTTGAAGCCCACCGGCGCGCAGCTGCGCTTCACGCTCTTCGAAATTCACGTGAACCACCTGTCGCGCCGCAATGGCATAAACAACACAATCGAGCGCCTCAGCTCTACGCCCTGGCACCCGCTCAAATCTCCTTTGCGGCTGCCCCCGCACATAGCGCGTCACTGCCCTTTCGCTGGTCAGTTGCTCATACCACACAGGCGGAAGATCACCTGAAAAGCGGATCGATCCAGCCCGCGTCAACCGGGCCATGATTGCGGTCTTGATCCCGTCCACGCCGATCAGCCAAAGACGCGCAACCGACTTCTTGCGGGATTGTGAAGGTTCAATGAATGGGCGGGTTCCCGAAACTCCCTTTCCAGCCATGATCCGGCGGCGCTGGCGGGGGCCGCAAAATGACATGACTGCCTCCATGGTCACACCGTCGCCTGCATCGATCACCGCTGCATCGATACCAAGCGAACCGCCCAGGGGGTGTTTCCAGCGTGTCTTTAGCAAGCCGTCAAGCTCTGACCAAGTTTCATCATGATCCCAATTCCCCCATATGACCTTATGCCCAAGGATGAATGCCGTTTCGTCCTTTGCGGAGCCGATGAAAGTGCATTCAAGCCGGTCGTGTTGTGTGTCGATTCCGGCAGCAATCGTAAGGACTTCTTCCGGCAACGATTCCAGACCGAAAGCCTCATTGCGCCCGGCCAGCTCCGCTTCGTCAAGCTCATCACCCGCACCGCTCCAACCTTGACCCAAGATGGTATTGACGAAGGTCTGCAATGTGACCGGGTCTTTTCTGGCTGAGAGGAATTCCCGGACCAACTGTGGCCAAGATGCATTTGCATGAAGCGATACCAAGGCGTTCAACTGGAAGCCTGCATGGCCCTTTACTTCAGGACGGGTTGCGCGCCATTGCCCCTGAGCTACCATCTTGAGCTTGTGGCGTTCTGCGATCTCTTCACTGCAATGCGGGCACTGCCAGCGCGCGGTTTCCGGCTTGCCTTCGTCCCAACGGATAGCCCCCCACAGAATTTCAGAGAAAGCGCCACATTCTGGACAGGGCACCTCGAAAATGCGCGCGTCTGACTCGGCGAAGGCGCGCAGCACATTACTGCTTTCACTGTGAACGGGGGTGCTGCCCATGACGATCTTTCGATCAGGGAAGGACAAGGTGCGCTTTTCCGCAAGAAGAATGGGAGATCCCTCGCTTGTCGGGTCCATGCCATCCACCTCATCCATGAACAGCACCCGGACGTTGTGCCGGCGCAAGTTGCGGGCGGCTTTCGCAGCGACCACCTTGAGCGATCCACCCGGAAACCGTCGAGACATGAGCGTGTTTCTGTCATCGCCGTCGACTTCATAGGCCAGCGCCTTCGCCACCGCTGGTGATGATGCAAAGATAGGCTCAACGTCCGACACCATGTAATCCCGACAGTCAGCTTCAGCGGGCAAAAGGCAAAGGATCGGGGCGGGTTCATTGGCAACAAAAGACGCGACCGCCGATGTAAGGAGCGTTGTAAACCCTACCCGCACCGGCTTGACCAGCGTCACCCGTTCAATGCTCGCGTCTCCGATAGCGTCCGCGATTTCCCGTTGGAAGGGCCAAAGCTGGACTGGCCCTGGCTGAGCACTGACTCCCTCGGGAAGAACAATCTCTGATTCAATCCATTCGGAAAGCCGGAGGCGGGGCGGTGGAATAAGGGCGCGCAAGGCGCTGGCCAGAACCTGTTCAATTTCCATTGCCAACCTCGGTCAAAATGCTGCGCAGAGCGCGATCTATGGCGTCGATAGTTTGCGGATCAATATCGGGCAGATCAGACCGCATACGGGAGGGGACAGCCAAGATACGGGCGCGAAGCTGGCGCAGAGCATCTCCCCAGGTGCGCTCAACATCGGATGCTTCGACCAGCTCGCCGCGTAGCTTGGCGTTCTTGATCGCTTGCGCGTCCGCCTGTTCTTTGGCAAGCCGTGCCCGTTCGTTAGTCAGGGTCACCGCCTGGTCACCCGTGCCCCACCCTGCCGCCATGCTGCGAAGATGCTGGACGTACGCGCGCGTTGTAGCGGTCAGATCATAGCAGTCATGCGATAGATGAACCGCAAGGCCGCGTTTCTTCAGATCGGTCAGGGCGGCGGGTGAAATGTCGAAGAGCGCGCAAAGATCCTTGCCGCCTACGGTGTGCAAAGGCTCTTCCCCAAGGGCCAATTCTGACAATATCTTCATGTATTTAACCCCTTAGTAATTTCTAAAGCGGCTGGTATCTCGGGAGTCGCTATACCCGCATGGGGGAAAGATAGGAGGGACCCGCAACAGGCTATGAATGAGGTCACGCGATCGACCTCGCTATCTTTGACAGCTCATAAGCGATCTCGCTCTTCTCTTCGTGGAAGCGGTGCGGGTCGCGGTGGCATACACTGAGGCGCTGCACACGAGTGACAATCACGCGGATGTGCTCGCCAATGTGCTCGAAATCCTCTCTCTTCTTTTCTTTCATCTCGCGTATCTTTCTATCTATGAGCTTCATGCTCAATGGTGAGGGTCTGAGCTGAGGGCATAGGGCGACTAAGGCCGGGCAATGCCCAACCCGTCCCTAGCCCTCAACGTGAAGTCCTTGCTCAACGGAGCCGGGCCATCGCATTGGGCGCACAGGTCGCAGCGTTCGCGCCTGTGCTTGCTCACTTCTTCACCGTTGAACGCGACGGCAGGGCCTCAGGGATTGAGCTTTAGGGCTCCCTTTGCGCTTTGACCCACTCAAGATAACGCAGATACATGTGGTGCCTCTCCAGTCGTCCGAAAACACCCCACGGACGCGGATTAGACGGCGTCAGACCCTTTCTCTGTCTCAATCAATTCAATGTTGTCTGGCGTACTGTCGGCACTGCCCCCGAAGCGGCTCTCATTGATCAGCTTTTCAATGATAGGCTGCTGCCGTGCTGTCGGTTTCCATTTGGGGTTCTTGGCTTGACGCAAGATCGAGCGCGCAAAGTTCACGCTCCACTGGTCACCGTGGCCGCGTGTCACTCGTTTGAGGTGGTAGAGCTGCTCTTCAAGCTGGGCTTCGGTGATCATCGGACCAACTCCCCCTTGTAAACGCCGTACAGGGCAGCATTGGCGATTTGGTAGGCTTGATCATCTTCGAGGGTCATCAGGCTGGCATATGCCAGCTTTGCGCGCTCCTCTGGCTTCAACCGCGCCAGTAAGACGATGATTAGACCGCTCCAAGCCTCAGATGTGCCAAGGGTAAGGACAAACCCTAAAGCCTTTGCCGCGCGCTTATGGCGGTCTTTTGCATACAAAGACATTGCATTCCGGCGCGGCTTCGGTTTACCTGTGCCAAGAGATTTTTGATGGGTCTCTGTATTTCTAGCGCCGTGTTCCATGTCAGTGGACGCGGCGTTTTCTTTTTCCGCACTCGTTTGAGCGTTTACACTTGTCGTGCAACCCATTGATATCCCGTCGTGAACAGATCGGGTACGTTTACACAGTTTTTGTTTTGAATCAGCACCATGATCTGGATTGCAAATCCGTGTACAGGAGTTCGATTCTCCTACTCGCCTCCATATGCTCCAATGACCTAATTGTTTTTGCTTTGGAGTGGGCACCGCCGCGAATTGGTTTGATTCTGCGGACGGACGCCGAGGCGTAGTGTGCTGGAGACGCATCAAGATCTAGCAGGAAACTATGCGTTTTCGACCGGATCAGTCACGCCTACAGATGAGCGCATTGTAGTGACATCAGTGACTGAACTGTTTTCCGGCCTACTTGAATATAATTTGGGCTACTAACCGCGATGCCCTGACTTTAGTTGTCCAATGGGAAACTGCATCGCATCATCACTGAAACAGCCAATTATGTATCAATCAGCATTTCGACCGGGCAGGTGACAATTGTGCCAGACTTAGCGGACAGTTGTCGCATTTGCTGCTTTGAACGATGTGAGTGGCGGTTACGCGCGGAGACCCAATCCGCTTCAGACGCGGCATTGAATCACCCACCTGAACCCGCTGATGCTGCCGTCTATTATCAACGCTTGCTGCTTTTGGTTGCATATTTGCAGTTTCGACGACACGCCACGGTCTCGGTATTTCACCTTGATTGCGCCCTGCCGGACTTGGGCGGCGTTGCGCCAATCCAAACCTTCCTGGCGCGCAGCGACCGACATTTGATATGAACACATCCTCTAGATCCGAGGCTTTAACATGCTTGTCTCATGTCGCGTCAGCGGGTACTCAGTGAACTCTGAATTGGGGGAAAAATCATCGATCAGATCGTGAAAAAACGGCAACAGCGCGGCAGGGCCATCTGGCTTGCAGCTATGGCGATAACAGTGCTGGCAGGCGTCGCTGTGCCTTATGGGGTGTTGTCAGACAGCCCGATGATCATGGCCGTGCCGCTGTTTTGGTTGCTTTTCGGAGTGGTGGTGATCGGCCTGATCGTCATAGGCGTAACGCGTTGGAGTGACGAGGCGTGATCGCGCCGGGCCTTATATGGGCGGTCATTGCGATTTTTGCGGCGTTCGGCTTTGTCATTGCCGTGCGCGCGGCGCGCGCGAATTCTGGGTCGGCGGGTGATTACTATATCGGAGGACGGGACATCGGCGGCATGGTAGCCGGACTATCTTATGCCGCTACGACTTATTCCGCCTTCATGCTCGTCGTTCTGACAGGCCTCACCTACCGCGGCGGGATCGGCGCGCTCGGCTTCGAGTTAATCTATTTCGCTGGTCTGTCCTTGTTAGTTATCTTTGCACCGCGGTTTTGGCTGGTGGGGAAGCGTTGGGGATTCATTTCACCTGCCGAGATGATCGGTGCGCGCTACGGCAGCAGGGGTGTCGCCCGTGCGATGGCCGTTGTAAGTATTGTGTTTCTTCTGCCCTATTGCACGACGCAGATGGCCGGGATCGGGCTGTTGCTGTCAGGTGTGACGGGCGGAGGAATCAGCCTCTTTCAAGCGGTCGCGACAGGTGCAGCACTTGCAATGTTCTGGGCCTTGCTCGCGGGTCTACGCTCCGTGGCTTGGACCGATGCTGCGATGTCGGTTGTTATGTTCGTCTCAGGGCTGCTGGCGGTGGCGTTTGCAATCGCGGCGTTGGGCGGTCCGGCCAAGTTCATTGGTACCCTGCAGGCGGATCATGCCGAATGGCTAACGGTTCCGGGGCCCGGACTCTGGAGCCTTCCGACCTTCATCGCGCTGTCGCTTCCGTGGTTCTTCTTCACCCTCTCCAACCCACAGGTCAGCCAGCGGTTGTTCATCCTGCGGGATTTTAGGGCCATGCGCCGGATGATCCTCTGGGTCCTCGGGTTCGGCTTTATCTTTACGCTCGTTGCCGTGATCTGGGGGCTGGCCGCGCTTCAACTTGCGCCAAATATCGCAAACACTTCGATGGCGACACCTGCCCTTCTTTCCTCGGGGGTCATCCCGACATGGGTGGTGCTGCTCTTAATCATCGGCATTCTGTCGGCAGCGATATCAACACTGGATTCAATCGCGCTGACCGTCGGCGCGATGATCGCCCGCGACGTTGTGCCAAGCGTGGAAACCCAAAGCGATGCGCGACAGATATTTTCCGGTCGCCTTGTCATCGTTGCAGTAGTTTTATTCGCCAGCTATTTTGCGCTAGAGCAGGCTGCCATTGTGGATCAACTCGCGGCGCTTTCTGCGGCGGGTCTTATGGTCTCTGTACCACCAATCGTCGGAGCCTTTTTCTGGCATCGCGGTACAGCCGCGGGCGCCTTTGCGGCCATCATCGGCGGCGCGGCCGTCGCTGTCTGTCTCGCCATATTTCTGAAGGTCAGTGTATTCAATCCGGTTCTCCCCTTCACTGTCGGGGGATTGAGTGCGGCACTTTTCATTGTTGTGAGCCTTTTAACAAAGCCACGGGCAAATGCGCTGGATTTCCAGAGCGAGATTGCCGACCAACTCACCTATCACCGTGTCTGGTGATATGGATGTGATCATTTGTCGGAGATGTGCCGCATTTGACCCGCCTTGCCATATAAGGTCTCTTGCCTGACTTGATCTCGTCCGTGCCCCACAGAACTAAACTTGGTATAAGTCGCAGTGAGTGAACACCTTCTGATCCCAGTGGTTGATGGCGCGACCGGCCCAAACCGGAGGTCGACCGATGGTTGCAACGTTAAACAGTGTCTTTCCGAAGAATTGAGTTTCATGCATGGTTCAGGAATTCGAGCCGTCTTAAAGTGACATCCTTCTCTTGCGCAGCATTGCCAATGGTCGGAATTCTGGCAATCCGGTACAATACGCCAATGCGATACTTAGGAAGCACACATGAGTTATAAGCTGTACTACGCACCAGCAAGCGCATCATTGGGTGTGCGGGTTATACTCGAAGAGATTGGAGCGGATTACGAGCTCATTCCAGCCAACATAGAAATGAACAAACCTCGGTCTCAAAGCCATATGGCATTAAATCCGAATGGATGGTTGCCAGTACTCATCTGGGGTGACAACGCAATGTACGAGTGCGCTGCTATTACAGTCTTTCTTTGTGATCGACATCCCGAAGCAAAACTCGCACCGGCGTTTCATGAACCTGAACGCGGGTTATTTCTTCAGACGCTAGTCTATTTTTCCAGCACTGTGCAAAATGCGTTCCAGCTGGACTATTACCCAGATCGATTTGCTGACACGCCTGCCACAGAACCGAGTGCGCGACGCCGTGGACTTCGCCGATTGCGCGAGACTTGGGCGATCGTTGACGATCAGATTGGCAACAA encodes the following:
- a CDS encoding phage terminase large subunit family protein, which encodes MEIEQVLASALRALIPPPRLRLSEWIESEIVLPEGVSAQPGPVQLWPFQREIADAIGDASIERVTLVKPVRVGFTTLLTSAVASFVANEPAPILCLLPAEADCRDYMVSDVEPIFASSPAVAKALAYEVDGDDRNTLMSRRFPGGSLKVVAAKAARNLRRHNVRVLFMDEVDGMDPTSEGSPILLAEKRTLSFPDRKIVMGSTPVHSESSNVLRAFAESDARIFEVPCPECGAFSEILWGAIRWDEGKPETARWQCPHCSEEIAERHKLKMVAQGQWRATRPEVKGHAGFQLNALVSLHANASWPQLVREFLSARKDPVTLQTFVNTILGQGWSGAGDELDEAELAGRNEAFGLESLPEEVLTIAAGIDTQHDRLECTFIGSAKDETAFILGHKVIWGNWDHDETWSELDGLLKTRWKHPLGGSLGIDAAVIDAGDGVTMEAVMSFCGPRQRRRIMAGKGVSGTRPFIEPSQSRKKSVARLWLIGVDGIKTAIMARLTRAGSIRFSGDLPPVWYEQLTSERAVTRYVRGQPQRRFERVPGRRAEALDCVVYAIAARQVVHVNFEEREAQLRAGGLQDQVKPKNVYRSKWLTG
- a CDS encoding sodium:solute symporter family protein; the encoded protein is MIAPGLIWAVIAIFAAFGFVIAVRAARANSGSAGDYYIGGRDIGGMVAGLSYAATTYSAFMLVVLTGLTYRGGIGALGFELIYFAGLSLLVIFAPRFWLVGKRWGFISPAEMIGARYGSRGVARAMAVVSIVFLLPYCTTQMAGIGLLLSGVTGGGISLFQAVATGAALAMFWALLAGLRSVAWTDAAMSVVMFVSGLLAVAFAIAALGGPAKFIGTLQADHAEWLTVPGPGLWSLPTFIALSLPWFFFTLSNPQVSQRLFILRDFRAMRRMILWVLGFGFIFTLVAVIWGLAALQLAPNIANTSMATPALLSSGVIPTWVVLLLIIGILSAAISTLDSIALTVGAMIARDVVPSVETQSDARQIFSGRLVIVAVVLFASYFALEQAAIVDQLAALSAAGLMVSVPPIVGAFFWHRGTAAGAFAAIIGGAAVAVCLAIFLKVSVFNPVLPFTVGGLSAALFIVVSLLTKPRANALDFQSEIADQLTYHRVW
- a CDS encoding helix-turn-helix domain-containing protein — protein: MKPAQSRAARGLLSMTQTDLAKAAGLGQSTVIDFEKERRVVSDAAVTAMRFALEEAGVDFIQENGGGAGVRLKRR
- a CDS encoding DNA packaging protein, yielding MKILSELALGEEPLHTVGGKDLCALFDISPAALTDLKKRGLAVHLSHDCYDLTATTRAYVQHLRSMAAGWGTGDQAVTLTNERARLAKEQADAQAIKNAKLRGELVEASDVERTWGDALRQLRARILAVPSRMRSDLPDIDPQTIDAIDRALRSILTEVGNGN
- a CDS encoding glutathione S-transferase family protein, which codes for MSYKLYYAPASASLGVRVILEEIGADYELIPANIEMNKPRSQSHMALNPNGWLPVLIWGDNAMYECAAITVFLCDRHPEAKLAPAFHEPERGLFLQTLVYFSSTVQNAFQLDYYPDRFADTPATEPSARRRGLRRLRETWAIVDDQIGNNNWMIGDRFSAADIYLFMLTTWLQPARGQPSTQEFPNVKRISDAVMKRPSVQLVYEKWISEQKIVSQFAK